One window from the genome of Paenibacillus azoreducens encodes:
- a CDS encoding nucleoside hydrolase codes for MYKETIGNTTPVAEFNVYVDAEAYSIMVKSGIPITIIGFDVCLGEAELYKQRLSSLLVRDYDY; via the coding sequence ATGTATAAGGAAACCATCGGAAATACGACCCCTGTTGCTGAGTTTAATGTATATGTAGATGCAGAAGCTTACAGCATTATGGTGAAATCAGGGATTCCTATTACTATAATCGGTTTTGATGTTTGTTTAGGTGAAGCAGAGTTATATAAGCAACGTCTATCTAGTTTATTGGTTCGTGACTACGACTATTGA
- a CDS encoding DJ-1/PfpI family protein, which produces MKKILGLLMSFVLVLSLAASAASAKTKENNDTFKDKSMHVQIVLFDGFDLLDALAPYEVFAAAGMYTKGAVTVELVSAEGKRSVPSGLNGPSLEAQAALDPKRPGIILVPGASGKPAGNSEDAIPNILRQAMKTSLPEMLKQAFNNKEVTVATVCGGTLLPAMKGLLKDRHAVTNHIGMAALGALGAIPIEARVVEDGPRFVSGGGVTSGLDVALYLVDRELGPQVANAVEKLFEYEKRGTVWKAEGIAPIDFNTSPKASEEK; this is translated from the coding sequence ATGAAAAAAATATTGGGATTACTTATGTCTTTTGTACTGGTTCTAAGTCTAGCTGCCTCTGCAGCAAGTGCGAAAACAAAAGAGAATAATGATACATTCAAAGACAAAAGTATGCATGTTCAAATCGTATTATTTGATGGTTTCGATCTGCTGGACGCATTGGCGCCATATGAAGTGTTCGCCGCCGCGGGAATGTACACAAAAGGAGCAGTTACTGTAGAATTGGTTTCTGCGGAAGGCAAGCGTTCTGTCCCGAGCGGTCTGAACGGGCCTTCTCTCGAAGCGCAAGCAGCATTAGACCCCAAGCGACCGGGAATTATTTTGGTGCCTGGAGCTTCGGGCAAGCCGGCGGGAAATTCGGAAGATGCCATTCCGAATATATTAAGGCAGGCCATGAAGACAAGCTTACCGGAGATGTTGAAACAAGCTTTTAACAATAAGGAAGTTACTGTGGCTACAGTATGTGGAGGCACATTGCTGCCTGCAATGAAAGGTTTGTTAAAAGATAGACATGCGGTTACCAATCATATAGGCATGGCTGCGCTAGGAGCTCTCGGTGCAATCCCGATTGAGGCAAGAGTCGTCGAAGATGGCCCTCGCTTCGTGAGCGGGGGAGGCGTAACTTCGGGACTTGACGTGGCCTTGTATTTGGTCGATCGTGAATTAGGACCCCAAGTCGCGAATGCCGTAGAAAAATTATTTGAGTACGAGAAAAGGGGCACTGTGTGGAAAGCGGAAGGCATTGCGCCCATCGATTTTAACACGAGTCCAAAAGCGTCCGAAGAAAAATAG
- a CDS encoding sialate O-acetylesterase — protein sequence MIKSFLMLGQSNMAGRGFLHEVEPIYNEKIKMLRNGQWQMMTEPINYDRPVSGVSLAASFADAWSKANPEEEIGLIPCAEGGSSLDDWHPEGILFQHALSEARFALRSSQICGILWHQGESDSYRSLHETYYEKLTLIIETLRNELNLDEVPLIIGGLGDFLGMTGFGQHATEYRQVNEQLQRFANEQGNCYFVIAADLTANPDGIHLDAVSQRKFGYRYFEAFSKKCHVMEPIPGEEQSLKVKRDYSKTEQIYLHSMDLASDKITYAEFEALMAKVMQP from the coding sequence ATGATAAAGTCATTTTTAATGTTGGGTCAGTCTAATATGGCGGGCCGTGGATTTTTGCATGAAGTCGAACCTATCTATAATGAAAAAATAAAAATGCTGCGCAATGGACAGTGGCAGATGATGACAGAGCCGATTAATTACGACCGTCCGGTTTCCGGTGTAAGCCTGGCGGCGTCTTTTGCCGATGCCTGGTCGAAAGCCAATCCCGAAGAAGAAATTGGTTTGATTCCTTGTGCGGAAGGTGGTAGTTCCTTGGATGACTGGCATCCGGAAGGTATCCTTTTTCAGCATGCTTTGTCCGAAGCCCGCTTCGCCCTGCGGTCCAGTCAAATCTGCGGAATCCTTTGGCACCAGGGGGAGAGCGACAGTTATCGTTCGCTGCATGAAACTTATTACGAGAAATTAACCCTTATCATCGAGACCCTAAGAAACGAATTAAATCTTGATGAGGTGCCGTTGATCATTGGCGGACTTGGTGATTTTCTTGGTATGACCGGTTTTGGACAGCATGCGACAGAGTATCGACAGGTCAATGAACAGTTACAGCGTTTCGCTAATGAACAGGGGAATTGTTATTTTGTAATAGCGGCAGATTTGACCGCGAATCCTGATGGCATTCATTTAGACGCTGTTTCGCAACGCAAATTCGGCTACCGCTATTTCGAGGCTTTTTCGAAAAAGTGTCATGTCATGGAACCCATCCCTGGGGAGGAGCAGTCGCTGAAAGTGAAGCGCGACTATTCGAAAACAGAACAGATTTACCTTCATAGCATGGATTTGGCTTCGGATAAAATCACGTACGCAGAATTCGAGGCGCTGATGGCGAAGGTGATGCAGCCTTGA
- a CDS encoding winged helix-turn-helix transcriptional regulator: protein MSMAEYKGKVKNIKDTPFGYTLSVIGGKWKMVIIYLLAENQPVRFNELKRQIGAITYKTLSSQLKELEEDGMVERKEYPQVPPKVEYSLTDKAETLLPVLEELCEWGVKNQNN, encoded by the coding sequence ATGAGTATGGCTGAATATAAAGGTAAAGTTAAAAATATTAAAGATACACCTTTTGGCTATACATTATCAGTTATCGGTGGTAAATGGAAAATGGTTATTATTTACCTCCTCGCAGAAAACCAACCGGTTCGCTTTAATGAGCTGAAAAGACAGATAGGGGCTATTACTTATAAAACATTAAGTTCACAGCTCAAGGAATTGGAGGAAGATGGTATGGTGGAACGAAAAGAGTATCCTCAAGTTCCCCCTAAAGTCGAGTACAGTCTCACAGATAAAGCGGAAACACTATTACCCGTTTTGGAAGAGTTATGTGAATGGGGAGTAAAAAATCAAAATAATTAA
- a CDS encoding MFS transporter produces MSSLPKSIPLDRHESDPETRSRPWLVLAIMVLSLFMTTTSINFMNVAVPSLQRSLHASFADVQFVMTGYTLAYAVILIIGGRLGDRFGRKKVLWIGVAGFTLTSLLCGLSSEVNLLILLRIFQGLCAALITPQVLSLIQVNFPPAKRGTVFGLYGATIGLSASTGQAIGGLFLHWNPWGLEWRMLFFFGFLIGTVILLMISPIRESKESHSFKLDWIGALIVAAGLFMLVYPLVEGMKEGWPLPINICLILSLPVLVVFVWYEQRLALRGGIPLMNVSLFRQGVFTVGMLIVLLLYCGQAAFLLVCTYFFQIGLSYTALHSGLLLLPTGIGIFLASLLSSRGVAKFGIHVLTFGQVVSVIGYLALVYSVQKTGTSIAGYEWIPAFALIGLGQGFVAAPLTNAILAKIRKNDIGSASGIVSTGTQIGLALGIALIGIVLLSAMGQHADRINEQIAPQLRGQLLDAHIASEQADTIVTQFKSCYTEYAHSNDPTNVPAACQLKSAAPEVKRLFAESISIANKQNYTDSFIFCLYAIAAFSAVVVPLLFVLSRKRNGSS; encoded by the coding sequence ATGTCCAGCTTACCCAAATCCATTCCGCTTGATCGGCATGAGTCCGATCCGGAAACTCGTTCGAGGCCTTGGTTGGTGCTCGCCATCATGGTGTTGTCCCTCTTTATGACGACGACAAGCATTAATTTTATGAACGTTGCCGTACCATCTCTTCAACGTAGCCTGCATGCCAGCTTTGCCGATGTCCAATTTGTCATGACCGGTTACACGCTTGCTTATGCCGTTATCCTAATTATCGGAGGGCGACTCGGGGATCGGTTCGGCAGAAAAAAAGTATTGTGGATCGGGGTAGCCGGTTTTACGCTAACCTCTCTATTATGCGGTCTTAGCTCCGAAGTCAACCTGCTCATTCTGTTACGGATCTTTCAAGGTCTTTGCGCTGCCCTTATTACCCCGCAAGTTCTGTCGCTGATCCAGGTCAATTTCCCTCCTGCCAAGCGGGGTACGGTGTTCGGCTTGTACGGTGCGACAATCGGACTTTCAGCTTCAACGGGGCAAGCGATTGGCGGACTGTTTTTGCATTGGAACCCGTGGGGGCTGGAATGGAGGATGTTATTCTTCTTCGGTTTCCTGATCGGCACCGTCATCCTACTGATGATCTCCCCCATACGAGAGTCAAAGGAGTCCCATTCTTTCAAGCTGGACTGGATTGGAGCGCTCATCGTTGCCGCCGGATTGTTCATGCTCGTTTATCCGCTCGTTGAAGGCATGAAAGAGGGATGGCCCCTTCCAATCAATATTTGCCTGATCTTATCGCTTCCCGTTCTTGTGGTTTTTGTCTGGTATGAGCAAAGATTGGCTCTCCGCGGCGGAATCCCGCTCATGAACGTGTCCCTGTTTCGACAAGGTGTATTTACGGTAGGTATGTTGATTGTCTTGCTTCTTTATTGCGGCCAAGCGGCCTTCCTATTAGTTTGCACTTACTTTTTTCAGATCGGGCTCAGCTATACAGCTTTGCATTCGGGATTACTGCTTCTGCCTACCGGAATTGGCATCTTTCTCGCCTCGTTATTATCCTCCAGAGGTGTCGCCAAATTTGGCATCCATGTCCTCACCTTTGGCCAGGTTGTTTCGGTAATCGGTTATTTGGCACTCGTCTACTCCGTGCAAAAGACGGGAACCTCCATTGCCGGATATGAATGGATTCCTGCTTTCGCCTTGATCGGACTTGGCCAAGGTTTCGTAGCCGCTCCACTCACGAATGCGATACTTGCTAAAATCCGCAAGAACGACATTGGTTCTGCTTCCGGTATCGTATCGACGGGAACGCAAATCGGCTTAGCGCTTGGAATCGCCTTGATCGGCATCGTCTTGTTGAGCGCAATGGGTCAGCACGCGGATCGTATCAACGAGCAGATTGCGCCGCAGTTGCGCGGGCAACTGCTGGATGCCCATATCGCTTCCGAGCAAGCGGATACTATCGTGACACAATTCAAATCTTGTTATACGGAATACGCTCACTCCAACGATCCGACAAACGTTCCGGCTGCATGTCAATTGAAATCCGCTGCTCCTGAGGTGAAACGCTTGTTCGCCGAAAGCATTTCAATCGCGAACAAGCAAAATTATACCGATTCCTTTATTTTCTGCCTTTATGCCATTGCCGCTTTCTCGGCTGTCGTTGTCCCGCTCCTGTTCGTTTTGTCCCGGAAAAGAAATGGGAGTTCATAA
- a CDS encoding RidA family protein, translating to MTNVKTYNHDLWDHGITQGYSVNGTIYISGQFSHDTEGTFVGEGDIEEQTRQTLENLDRVLAGFDVTRSNLAYVEIYLTNPQEHSEPVIRLFKEYVGQHRPAGSLIGVTYLAFPEQLIEISAVAHAD from the coding sequence ATGACTAATGTCAAAACCTACAATCACGATCTTTGGGATCACGGAATAACCCAGGGATACTCCGTAAACGGAACTATCTATATTTCAGGACAATTTTCCCACGACACAGAGGGCACGTTCGTTGGCGAAGGCGATATCGAGGAACAGACCCGGCAAACGCTCGAAAATCTTGATCGCGTGCTGGCGGGATTTGATGTCACGAGGTCAAACCTGGCTTATGTGGAGATCTATTTGACAAACCCTCAAGAACATTCCGAGCCGGTCATCCGGCTGTTCAAGGAATATGTAGGACAACACCGACCAGCCGGCAGTCTCATCGGCGTGACATATCTTGCGTTTCCTGAGCAATTGATTGAAATTAGCGCCGTCGCACATGCGGACTAA
- a CDS encoding PadR family transcriptional regulator codes for MIPLLILGLLIQNPGAHGYELLALMEKRHYKYIVNFTKGSFYYNLQQLEEKGWIEQIQQNSSTSGRETRNFKITGSGMAEFEKLMVKYGTKSEYVNLQFYGALLFADEFDKNKLLKLIQSQIDQTKTRIALLDEYLSNTQELPGTIDYYRRMNENSRSHHLVNLEWFEQLRAEIEGHIA; via the coding sequence TTGATTCCCTTACTCATCCTTGGCTTGCTCATCCAAAACCCCGGCGCTCACGGCTATGAACTGCTGGCCTTAATGGAAAAACGCCATTACAAATACATTGTAAATTTCACAAAAGGCTCGTTTTATTACAATCTGCAGCAACTTGAAGAAAAAGGTTGGATTGAACAGATTCAGCAGAATTCTTCAACCAGCGGGCGCGAAACTCGGAACTTTAAAATCACCGGATCGGGAATGGCTGAATTCGAAAAATTAATGGTCAAATACGGCACCAAATCGGAATATGTGAACCTGCAATTTTATGGGGCGCTGCTCTTTGCTGATGAATTCGACAAAAACAAATTGCTGAAACTGATCCAATCTCAAATCGACCAGACTAAAACCCGAATCGCCCTCCTTGATGAATACCTGTCCAACACACAAGAACTTCCCGGCACAATCGATTACTACCGCCGAATGAACGAAAATTCCCGTTCCCATCACTTGGTTAACTTAGAGTGGTTTGAACAATTGAGAGCAGAAATAGAGGGACATATTGCATAA